TTGAAAAAGCAGGCTGTGAAATCATAAGAGTCGCTGTTCCAAATATGGCGGCGGCTAAAAAATTAAAAAAAATAAAATCGCAAATAAATATTCCTCTCGTAGCTGACATACATTTTTCGCATCAGCTGGCTTTAGAATCCATTAAACAAGGCGTTGACAAACTGCGACTTAATCCAGGAAATATAAATTCATTAAAAAAAATAGCTGAAGTCGCAAATTCAGCAAAAAAGAAAAAAATTCCTATCCGAATAGGCGTTAACGCTGGATCTTTAGAAAAAGACATACTTAAAAAATATAAAAACAAAGCTACCAGTCAAGGAATGGTTGAGTCGGCTTTAAGGCATATTAGAATATTAGAAAAGCTGAATTTTACTGACATTGCTATTTCATTAAAAGCGTCTGATATTAAAAGGACTGTTGAGGCTTACAAATTGCTTAGCAAAAAAGTTGATTATCCGCTTCACATCGGAATTACAGAAGCTGGCACTAAATTTCGCGGAACAATAATGTCGGCAATCGGAATTGGGTATCTATTATATGAAGGAATTGGCGACACAATCCGCGTTTCTTTGACTGCTGATCCTGTTAAAGAAATAAAAGTCGCGCGCGAAATTTTAAAATCTTT
The sequence above is a segment of the Patescibacteria group bacterium genome. Coding sequences within it:
- the ispG gene encoding flavodoxin-dependent (E)-4-hydroxy-3-methylbut-2-enyl-diphosphate synthase, with amino-acid sequence MKNRKKTKKIKLHKLAPIILPNLSMKRNPPKQNFKNTHTLTRVCGVLRRRIKVGNVYIGGNAPISIQSMTNTDTANLKKTVSQIKKLEKAGCEIIRVAVPNMAAAKKLKKIKSQINIPLVADIHFSHQLALESIKQGVDKLRLNPGNINSLKKIAEVANSAKKKKIPIRIGVNAGSLEKDILKKYKNKATSQGMVESALRHIRILEKLNFTDIAISLKASDIKRTVEAYKLLSKKVDYPLHIGITEAGTKFRGTIMSAIGIGYLLYEGIGDTIRVSLTADPVKEIKVAREILKSLNLRQEGPTITSCPTCGRTEINLIGLTKKVEQLVSGYEKPIHIAVMGCVVNGPGESREADLAIIGGKKVGLICKKGKIIKKVEEKNLLKEFLKELKKV